A region of Candidatus Dadabacteria bacterium DNA encodes the following proteins:
- the cbiR gene encoding cobamide remodeling phosphodiesterase CbiR: MRIGCTSYVYPAGLVPNVRRLAGLTDDIELLVFEGADGAVLPTGAEVSQLLEISQAAAGRGRGFTYTVHLPLDLDVCAGERDFREFSLDRTEEIMELAAPLRPRGFVLHLPGGEGGGDEWTCAAMTAARRLRSRAEIFIENLAYPFEKLKPVIEGSDAMLCLDIGHALAAGDDWKGILRGFADRTAAVHLYARDPAGSGRHLGLHRAPPGFVSDVFGALASCGYENVVTIELFSEEDFFISKDIVDREARGWAQR, from the coding sequence TTGAGGATTGGCTGCACTTCGTATGTGTATCCCGCCGGTCTTGTGCCGAATGTCCGGCGGCTCGCCGGTCTCACGGACGACATAGAACTTCTTGTGTTTGAGGGCGCGGACGGGGCCGTCCTGCCCACCGGCGCGGAGGTCTCCCAACTGCTTGAAATCTCTCAGGCCGCCGCCGGGCGCGGTAGGGGCTTTACCTACACCGTCCACCTTCCGCTTGATTTGGATGTGTGCGCCGGGGAGCGCGATTTCAGGGAGTTTTCCCTTGACAGAACGGAGGAGATAATGGAACTCGCCGCGCCTCTGCGTCCCCGCGGTTTTGTGCTTCATCTTCCGGGAGGGGAGGGGGGCGGAGACGAATGGACTTGCGCCGCGATGACGGCGGCGCGGCGTCTTCGGAGCCGCGCGGAGATTTTCATTGAAAATCTCGCCTATCCGTTTGAAAAATTAAAGCCGGTTATTGAGGGCTCGGACGCAATGCTTTGCCTTGACATAGGGCACGCCCTTGCCGCCGGTGATGACTGGAAGGGCATACTGCGCGGGTTTGCCGACAGGACGGCGGCGGTTCACCTGTATGCGCGCGACCCCGCCGGTTCGGGCAGGCATTTGGGGCTTCACAGGGCTCCGCCCGGTTTTGTTTCGGATGTTTTCGGCGCGCTTGCCTCCTGCGGCTACGAAAATGTGGTTACCATTGAACTTTTCAGCGAAGAGGATTTTTTCATCT